One window of Nostoc sp. C052 genomic DNA carries:
- a CDS encoding ABC transporter permease subunit (The N-terminal region of this protein, as described by TIGR01726, is a three transmembrane segment that identifies a subfamily of ABC transporter permease subunits, which specificities that include histidine, arginine, glutamine, glutamate, L-cystine (sic), the opines (in Agrobacterium) octopine and nopaline, etc.), which produces MAKFSFIRWLHLFLAISFSCLLLVSCGVNSSAGKTLRVATEPAFPPFEFKGQGGELQGFSIDLMNAIATAANFKVNFQSLPFDGIIPALAAKTVDAAISSITITEERAKAVSFSRPYFKAGLAIAIRTDNQDITGFDSLKNKKIAVQIGTTGAAKAKGVPGVQIRSFDSAPLALQELLNGNVDAVINDAPVTLYAINTGNLQGIKVVQQLLTEEFYGIATAKNSPNLALINNGLDRVLKNGTYSKIYQKWFKVEPPLLPTKSPFENQNNAGAPKILTSIGVILQALPSLLQGALVTLQLTILSVVFGLIGGSLIGIVRLSHIAPVRWVARAYVDFFRGTPLLVQIFMIYFGLPAILQEVGLTFTFDRLTAGVIALSLNSAAYIAEVVRAGIQSIETGQAEAAQSLGLSSIQTMIYIIFPQAFRRMIPPLGNEFISLLKDTSLVSVIGFEELLRKGQLIVADNYRAFEIYAGVAVVYLCLTLLSSQAFSRLEVWMNPVKSQKKYDNNNFN; this is translated from the coding sequence ATGGCTAAATTTAGTTTTATCCGTTGGCTGCACTTATTTCTAGCTATAAGTTTTAGCTGTTTGTTACTGGTTAGCTGTGGTGTGAACTCTAGCGCGGGGAAAACTCTGCGGGTTGCTACGGAACCTGCGTTTCCACCTTTTGAGTTTAAAGGACAAGGTGGTGAGTTGCAGGGTTTTTCGATTGATTTGATGAATGCGATCGCTACTGCTGCTAACTTTAAAGTGAATTTTCAAAGTCTGCCTTTTGATGGCATTATTCCAGCTTTAGCAGCCAAAACGGTAGATGCAGCCATTAGTTCGATCACGATTACTGAGGAGAGGGCGAAGGCTGTTTCTTTTTCCCGCCCCTATTTTAAGGCTGGGTTAGCGATCGCAATTCGCACAGATAATCAAGATATTACTGGTTTTGACAGTCTCAAAAATAAAAAAATTGCGGTACAAATTGGTACAACTGGGGCTGCAAAGGCTAAAGGTGTTCCTGGGGTACAAATTCGCAGTTTTGATTCAGCGCCTTTAGCTTTACAAGAATTGCTTAATGGAAATGTGGATGCGGTAATTAATGATGCACCTGTTACTTTATATGCAATTAATACGGGCAATCTCCAGGGAATTAAAGTAGTACAGCAATTGCTGACGGAGGAGTTTTACGGGATTGCTACAGCTAAAAATTCACCGAATTTAGCATTAATAAATAATGGTTTAGATAGGGTTTTGAAAAATGGTACTTATTCCAAAATTTATCAAAAATGGTTTAAAGTTGAACCACCTCTATTACCAACTAAATCGCCATTTGAAAATCAAAATAACGCTGGTGCGCCTAAAATATTAACTTCAATTGGCGTGATTTTGCAGGCTTTACCAAGTCTATTGCAGGGTGCATTAGTAACATTGCAATTAACGATACTTTCTGTAGTATTTGGTTTAATTGGCGGTTCCCTAATTGGTATTGTTCGCCTTTCTCATATTGCGCCTGTGCGTTGGGTGGCGAGGGCGTATGTAGATTTTTTCCGGGGAACGCCTTTGTTGGTGCAAATTTTTATGATTTACTTTGGATTACCTGCAATTTTGCAAGAAGTTGGTTTGACATTTACTTTCGATCGTCTCACTGCTGGAGTAATTGCCTTAAGTTTGAATAGTGCTGCATATATTGCCGAGGTTGTCCGTGCGGGTATTCAATCAATTGAAACAGGACAAGCAGAAGCAGCACAATCATTAGGTTTAAGTTCTATACAAACCATGATTTATATTATCTTTCCCCAAGCTTTTCGGCGGATGATTCCACCTTTGGGTAATGAGTTTATCAGTTTGTTGAAAGATACTAGCTTAGTTTCTGTGATTGGGTTTGAGGAATTACTACGTAAAGGACAGTTAATTGTTGCTGACAATTATCGTGCCTTTGAGATTTACGCAGGTGTAGCGGTGGTTTATTTATGTTTAACGTTACTTTCTTCACAGGCATTTAGTCGCTTAGAAGTGTGGATGAATCCAGTGAAAAGCCAGAAGAAATATGATAACAATAATTTTAATTAG
- a CDS encoding chemotaxis protein CheB, with protein MSFKIVVIGTSLGGLSALKIILGNLPVDFPVPIAIVQHRHKESSNTLQDLLQESTLLKIREVEDKDEIQTGYIYIAPADYHLLVEPGHFALSTDEPVSYARPSIDVLFESAADVYTEEVIGVILTGANQDGMQGLKKIKARGGITIVQEPTTAESDIMPEAAISAVTVDWILTLSNIASQMVKLCHSSQK; from the coding sequence GTGTCGTTTAAAATTGTAGTAATTGGTACTTCTTTAGGCGGATTATCAGCATTGAAAATTATCCTGGGGAATTTACCAGTAGATTTTCCTGTGCCGATCGCGATCGTGCAACACCGTCATAAAGAGTCTAGTAACACCCTCCAAGATTTATTGCAAGAATCCACTTTGTTGAAAATTCGCGAAGTGGAAGACAAGGACGAAATACAAACAGGATATATCTACATAGCTCCAGCAGATTATCATTTACTGGTTGAACCAGGTCACTTTGCCCTTTCGACTGATGAACCTGTTTCTTATGCCAGACCGTCTATTGATGTGCTGTTTGAGTCGGCAGCCGATGTCTACACAGAGGAAGTTATTGGTGTAATATTGACAGGAGCAAACCAAGATGGTATGCAGGGCCTTAAGAAAATAAAAGCGCGGGGAGGAATTACTATTGTACAAGAACCTACCACGGCGGAGAGCGACATTATGCCAGAAGCAGCAATTTCTGCTGTTACAGTAGACTGGATTTTGACACTCTCAAACATTGCTTCTCAGATGGTTAAACTTTGTCATTCATCACAGAAATAA
- a CDS encoding response regulator, translated as MQMEPKVNILLVDDKLENLLALEAILEKLGENLVRATSGEEALRCLLHQDFAVILLDVQMPGMDGFETATLIRNRGRSRHTPIIFLTAFSTSDQMLFKGYALGAVDYLLKPLDPNILTSKVIVFVELFKKTEAVKEQAAQLVAVNTELRQSEERFRSLSTCSPVGIFETDTEGNCKYTNPRYQTICGLKAAESLEKRWLESVYLEDRERAIASWSAYICEGRDYSEEFRFQTTQTSIRWVQVRSSPMLSSQGELLGYVGTLEDITERKQAEEVRAQVIREQTARQEAEAANRMKDEFLAVLSHELRTPLTSMLGWSKILRAKKLDDKATSRALEAIERNAISQMQLIEDILDVSRIIRGQLRLNVSAVNLISVMEAALEAVRPLAEPKDIQLSTVLDTTVGSVYGDPARLQQIVWNLLTNAIKFTPKGGKVEVKLSTYFGFSISDFGLGSDSENLESSNTDENSNLRSQIPNSKSQYAQIQVIDTGIGISSEFLPKVFERFRQADSTTTRSHNGLGLGLAIVRHLVELHKGTILAQSSGSGQGATFTVRLPLLQDNRGNREATGKISSPVASTPLAGLRVLVVDDEADTRNFLSFMFEEYGAFATAVGSVDEALAVLEQTKPDILISDIGMSEQDGYTLIRKLRSLEPEKGGRIPAIALTAYTREEDRLEVLSAGFQQHLSKPIDPNKLIAAVANILELPLEVPVS; from the coding sequence ATGCAGATGGAACCCAAAGTCAACATCCTCCTAGTGGATGATAAACTAGAAAATTTGTTGGCACTAGAGGCAATCCTAGAAAAACTAGGGGAAAATCTTGTGAGAGCTACTTCTGGGGAAGAAGCTTTGCGGTGTCTGCTGCATCAAGACTTTGCAGTGATTTTGCTGGATGTGCAAATGCCTGGGATGGATGGCTTTGAAACTGCTACCCTAATTCGCAATCGGGGGCGATCGCGTCACACTCCAATTATCTTTCTCACTGCTTTTAGCACCAGCGACCAAATGCTGTTTAAAGGCTATGCCTTGGGTGCAGTTGATTATTTGCTCAAACCATTAGACCCCAATATCTTGACTTCTAAAGTCATAGTATTTGTAGAACTTTTTAAGAAAACAGAAGCCGTCAAGGAACAAGCAGCGCAGCTGGTAGCTGTGAATACTGAACTCAGACAAAGTGAAGAACGATTCCGATCGCTAAGTACCTGCTCACCCGTAGGCATTTTTGAAACTGATACTGAAGGCAACTGTAAATATACTAATCCCCGCTATCAGACAATTTGTGGCTTGAAAGCGGCAGAAAGTTTAGAAAAGAGATGGTTGGAATCTGTTTATCTAGAAGATAGAGAACGAGCGATCGCCAGTTGGTCTGCTTACATTTGCGAAGGTCGGGACTACTCAGAAGAATTTCGCTTTCAAACTACTCAAACTAGCATCCGTTGGGTTCAAGTCCGCTCATCACCGATGCTTTCCAGTCAAGGAGAATTGCTGGGATATGTAGGCACTCTTGAAGATATCACTGAACGCAAACAAGCAGAAGAAGTCCGCGCTCAAGTAATTCGAGAACAGACTGCTAGACAAGAAGCAGAAGCGGCAAATCGGATGAAAGATGAGTTTCTGGCTGTTCTCTCCCATGAACTCCGCACACCCCTAACCTCGATGCTAGGCTGGTCAAAAATCCTCCGCGCCAAGAAACTTGACGACAAAGCCACTTCCCGCGCCTTGGAGGCGATCGAACGCAACGCCATATCTCAGATGCAGCTAATTGAGGATATCTTGGATGTATCCCGGATTATCCGCGGTCAGTTGCGGTTAAACGTATCTGCGGTGAATCTAATCTCGGTGATGGAGGCAGCCTTAGAGGCAGTGCGTCCCCTAGCAGAACCAAAAGATATTCAATTAAGTACTGTGCTGGATACAACGGTCGGGTCAGTTTATGGCGATCCAGCCCGTTTACAGCAAATAGTTTGGAATCTACTAACTAATGCCATTAAATTTACCCCTAAAGGTGGCAAAGTAGAAGTTAAGCTGTCAACCTATTTTGGATTTTCGATTTCAGATTTTGGATTGGGATCTGATAGTGAAAATTTAGAATCTTCAAACACTGATGAAAACAGTAATCTAAGATCCCAAATTCCAAATTCAAAATCCCAGTATGCTCAAATCCAAGTTATCGATACAGGCATTGGTATCAGTTCCGAGTTTTTACCCAAAGTATTTGAGCGTTTTCGCCAAGCAGACAGTACCACAACGCGATCGCACAATGGCTTAGGACTAGGACTCGCGATCGTCCGTCATCTAGTAGAACTGCATAAGGGTACAATCCTTGCCCAAAGTTCAGGTAGTGGACAAGGAGCAACCTTTACAGTGAGACTACCACTACTACAAGACAATAGGGGAAATAGAGAAGCAACAGGAAAAATTTCATCTCCTGTAGCATCTACACCCCTGGCTGGATTAAGAGTTTTAGTTGTAGATGATGAGGCAGATACCCGTAACTTTCTCAGTTTTATGTTTGAGGAATATGGGGCTTTTGCCACTGCGGTAGGATCGGTTGATGAAGCCCTAGCAGTACTTGAACAAACAAAACCAGATATCCTAATTAGCGACATCGGCATGTCAGAGCAAGATGGTTATACACTAATTCGGAAACTACGCTCTTTAGAACCAGAAAAAGGCGGACGCATCCCAGCGATCGCGTTAACAGCATACACGCGAGAAGAAGACCGCTTGGAAGTACTTTCAGCAGGGTTTCAGCAGCATTTATCTAAGCCAATTGACCCTAATAAATTGATTGCTGCGGTCGCCAATATATTAGAACTGCCTCTGGAGGTTCCAGTGAGTTGA
- a CDS encoding DUF2237 family protein gives MTDAKNVIDGNLEVCCTSPVTGFYRDGFCRTGGQDFGSHVVCAQVTPEFLEFTKSRGNDLSTAVPDFNFPGLKPGDRWCLCASRWQEALEAGVAPPVILSATHARALEVVSLDELKKHALTLS, from the coding sequence ATGACAGACGCTAAAAATGTAATCGATGGAAACCTAGAGGTTTGTTGTACTTCTCCCGTGACAGGATTTTACCGCGACGGTTTTTGTCGTACAGGTGGTCAAGATTTCGGGTCGCATGTCGTATGTGCCCAAGTAACACCAGAATTCTTGGAGTTTACCAAATCGCGGGGAAACGACCTTAGCACAGCTGTTCCTGATTTTAATTTTCCTGGATTGAAGCCTGGCGATCGCTGGTGTTTGTGTGCTTCTCGCTGGCAAGAAGCTCTGGAAGCTGGTGTTGCCCCACCTGTAATACTTTCAGCAACTCATGCCAGAGCTTTGGAAGTGGTTTCTTTAGACGAACTGAAAAAACACGCTCTAACTTTGTCTTGA